One Aerosakkonema funiforme FACHB-1375 DNA segment encodes these proteins:
- a CDS encoding transposase, protein MPRQPRQLQSGYSYHVTTRCNNREFRLTRLECREVFLFAIKKAQQKYGFKLYALCIMSNHVHYLLEPTKPEDLPKIMHWLNWYTAMCFNRMLNRTGHFWEKRYHSTGFANTDKRRALNTLRYIHANPKAAGIQPGFFYDFSNYGIHDRLGNDGITQWHPAFLSLGKTLDECAAKYRGFCKKYRPLPKSEKKNLMGSRLLGGMKIKAKSKKSSPGQMCFPWGEWEATDPEIAAVAETFVQANSYYPTSVPGIGKPEPS, encoded by the coding sequence ATGCCTCGCCAACCACGTCAGCTACAATCAGGATATTCCTACCACGTTACCACTCGCTGCAATAACCGCGAGTTTCGCCTGACTCGCTTGGAATGTCGGGAAGTATTCCTTTTCGCGATTAAAAAAGCGCAGCAAAAGTATGGGTTTAAACTTTATGCTCTCTGTATTATGAGCAATCACGTTCATTATTTACTAGAACCTACAAAACCGGAAGATTTACCCAAAATTATGCACTGGTTGAATTGGTATACTGCGATGTGCTTTAATCGAATGTTGAATCGCACGGGGCATTTTTGGGAAAAACGCTATCACAGTACGGGTTTTGCCAATACCGATAAACGTCGCGCTTTGAATACTTTACGCTATATTCACGCCAATCCGAAAGCGGCGGGAATTCAGCCTGGTTTTTTCTACGATTTCAGCAATTATGGCATTCACGATAGATTAGGTAATGATGGTATCACCCAATGGCATCCCGCTTTTTTGTCACTGGGTAAAACATTAGATGAATGCGCCGCAAAATATCGCGGTTTTTGTAAAAAATATCGCCCTCTACCAAAATCAGAGAAGAAAAATCTTATGGGTAGTCGTCTGCTGGGGGGAATGAAAATTAAAGCCAAGTCGAAAAAATCCTCCCCCGGACAGATGTGCTTTCCTTGGGGTGAGTGGGAAGCAACTGACCCGGAAATTGCCGCCGTCGCAGAAACGTTCGTTCAGGCTAATTCCTATTATCCAACCTCGGTGCCAGGTATCGGAAAGCCAGAACCCTCATAA
- a CDS encoding type II toxin-antitoxin system Phd/YefM family antitoxin, which yields MLSYKITSPTDAKNDLFKLLDLVVENHQVYIINRPEGENVALIAESDLLSLVETVYLLRSPANARRLMDAIEESKTGKIEPQTIAELEQKLGIDKEEKKES from the coding sequence ATGCTTTCTTACAAAATAACATCTCCAACAGATGCCAAAAATGACTTGTTTAAGTTGTTAGATCTGGTAGTAGAAAATCATCAGGTCTATATCATTAACCGTCCTGAAGGCGAAAATGTAGCTTTAATCGCTGAGTCAGATTTGCTAAGTTTGGTTGAGACGGTTTACCTTTTGCGATCGCCTGCAAATGCGCGTCGGTTAATGGATGCGATCGAAGAATCAAAAACAGGAAAGATCGAACCGCAAACTATCGCAGAACTTGAACAGAAGTTGGGGATTGACAAAGAAGAAAAAAAAGAAAGCTGA
- a CDS encoding type II toxin-antitoxin system RelE/ParE family toxin, which produces MAIINWTSQALADLEAIGDFIARDAPSFAQVFVERVFQAVERLENFPRSGRIVPEFGQEDIREIIFGSYRIVYLVREDEVNILTVFHSSRLLRLSDLVNETAE; this is translated from the coding sequence ATGGCAATCATAAACTGGACAAGTCAAGCTTTAGCTGATTTGGAAGCAATTGGCGATTTTATTGCGCGAGATGCACCGAGTTTTGCACAGGTATTTGTGGAGCGGGTATTTCAGGCGGTAGAACGTCTGGAAAATTTTCCTCGTTCAGGACGTATAGTTCCAGAATTTGGTCAAGAAGATATTCGAGAAATTATTTTTGGTAGTTACCGGATAGTATATTTAGTGAGGGAAGATGAGGTAAATATTTTAACAGTATTTCATTCATCAAGGCTGCTTAGGCTTTCTGACTTAGTGAACGAAACTGCTGAGTAA
- a CDS encoding type II toxin-antitoxin system RelE family toxin, translating into MTSSSPNLSEYIIELTPLALEMLAEVKDRREQQALSDRIDKLKTDPDKQGKPLVDNLQGYFSVRAVGQRYRIIYRIVQERVVVLVVGVGRRKEGDKKDIYTIMERLLAE; encoded by the coding sequence ATGACAAGTTCAAGTCCAAACCTTTCGGAATACATAATTGAATTGACTCCTTTAGCTTTGGAAATGTTGGCTGAGGTGAAAGATCGTCGCGAACAACAAGCTTTAAGCGATCGCATCGATAAACTCAAAACCGATCCAGACAAACAAGGTAAACCTTTAGTAGATAACCTTCAAGGTTATTTTAGCGTGCGGGCTGTCGGTCAGCGCTACCGAATTATTTATCGAATTGTACAAGAGCGAGTGGTTGTTTTAGTCGTAGGAGTTGGTAGGCGAAAAGAGGGTGATAAAAAGGATATTTATACAATTATGGAGCGATTGTTAGCAGAGTAG
- a CDS encoding type II toxin-antitoxin system Phd/YefM family antitoxin, which yields MAKYLTISEAQAKLPELPDELTDDLAIVTNNGQPVMAVISYEQLTSLLETLDILSDSEFANRLKESITQAERGETISWEEAKRKLGL from the coding sequence ATGGCTAAATATTTAACTATTAGTGAAGCACAAGCAAAACTGCCAGAATTACCAGATGAGTTGACCGACGATCTCGCGATCGTCACCAATAACGGTCAACCTGTGATGGCAGTTATTAGCTATGAACAGTTGACATCTCTTTTAGAAACTCTTGATATTCTTTCGGATTCCGAGTTTGCCAATCGGCTGAAAGAAAGTATAACCCAAGCAGAACGAGGAGAAACAATTTCTTGGGAGGAAGCTAAAAGGAAATTAGGGCTATGA
- a CDS encoding type II toxin-antitoxin system RelE/ParE family toxin — translation MRLLWSSRFIRDFKRISRRNPQLRILVESTLQQIAEDPFHSSLGTHKLKGDLSGTWSCSIDYSNRIIFEFVPHTESQEEAILLHTLGSHDDVY, via the coding sequence ATGCGATTGCTGTGGAGTTCGCGATTCATTCGAGATTTCAAACGCATATCGCGTCGAAATCCACAACTACGAATTCTGGTTGAAAGCACATTACAACAAATAGCTGAAGATCCGTTTCACTCTAGTTTAGGAACTCATAAACTCAAAGGAGATTTGTCTGGTACGTGGTCATGTTCTATTGATTATAGCAACCGGATAATATTTGAATTTGTACCGCATACAGAATCGCAAGAAGAAGCGATATTATTACATACCCTTGGTTCTCACGATGATGTTTACTGA
- a CDS encoding dihydroorotase translates to MSETPVLDRIIKNVRVVRPHSSSVESLDLGIRDGKFTQIAPQISPETAKEVFDAENLLGFPGVVDAHTHIGIYQPLDRDAIAESQAAAMGGVTTTLNYIRTGQYYLNKGGSYKDFFPEVLALSEGNFFVDYGYHIAPISPQHIDEMQWLFEEHGVASFKIFMFYGGYGLHGLSDQQNLFLMINKDDRYDLAHFEFIMRGLTKLREKYPTMQDRISLSLHCEMADILNAYTKIVQQDSTLTGLTAYSAARPPHSEGLAICIASYLAHETNCININLLHLSSRKAVEAALMMQTTFPHVNFKREVTVGHLLLDVNAATGKWAKVNPPIRPREDVEYLWNAVLQDKIDWIVSDHACCSAEQKASLRDPDNIWLAKSGFGGTEYLLSGVISEGSKRGLSYNQIAKLLCWNPAQRFGVLQKGDIAVGYDADLVLVDPHETFVVRAAESLSQQGYTPFEGMELTGRVKSTFLRGDLIYDRGQILGSPQGRYLKRNQPT, encoded by the coding sequence GTGTCTGAAACTCCCGTTCTGGATAGAATTATTAAAAATGTCCGCGTAGTGCGTCCCCATTCATCATCTGTGGAGTCCCTGGATTTAGGAATCAGGGATGGGAAATTTACCCAAATTGCGCCGCAAATCAGCCCTGAGACGGCAAAAGAGGTGTTCGACGCGGAAAACTTGCTTGGTTTTCCAGGGGTAGTTGATGCCCATACGCATATCGGTATCTATCAACCGCTCGATCGAGATGCGATCGCAGAAAGCCAAGCCGCCGCAATGGGGGGCGTAACCACTACCCTCAATTATATCCGCACGGGTCAGTATTACCTGAATAAAGGTGGTTCTTACAAGGATTTTTTCCCAGAAGTTCTCGCTTTATCAGAGGGCAACTTTTTTGTCGATTATGGCTATCATATCGCGCCAATTAGTCCTCAACATATCGATGAAATGCAGTGGTTATTCGAGGAACATGGGGTTGCTTCCTTCAAAATTTTTATGTTTTATGGCGGTTATGGTTTGCACGGTCTTTCCGACCAACAGAATTTATTTCTAATGATTAATAAGGACGATCGCTACGATTTAGCTCACTTTGAATTTATCATGCGTGGGTTGACTAAACTGCGCGAAAAATACCCCACGATGCAGGATAGAATCAGCCTGAGTTTGCATTGTGAAATGGCTGATATTCTCAATGCTTATACCAAAATCGTACAGCAAGATTCCACCCTCACCGGACTAACTGCTTATAGTGCTGCCCGTCCTCCCCACTCCGAAGGTTTAGCAATCTGTATTGCCTCTTATTTGGCGCACGAAACTAACTGTATCAACATCAATTTGTTGCATCTCAGTTCCCGCAAAGCAGTCGAAGCAGCTTTGATGATGCAAACAACTTTTCCCCATGTTAACTTTAAGCGAGAAGTCACAGTCGGTCATCTACTTTTAGATGTAAATGCTGCTACAGGTAAATGGGCAAAAGTTAATCCTCCCATTCGACCTAGAGAGGATGTAGAATATTTATGGAATGCCGTATTGCAGGATAAAATAGATTGGATTGTCAGCGATCACGCCTGCTGTTCGGCAGAACAAAAAGCGAGTTTGAGAGATCCAGATAATATTTGGTTAGCTAAATCTGGTTTTGGCGGTACAGAATATTTGCTTTCCGGAGTTATTAGTGAAGGAAGCAAACGCGGACTGTCTTACAACCAAATTGCCAAGCTACTTTGTTGGAATCCCGCGCAAAGATTTGGCGTGTTGCAAAAAGGCGATATTGCGGTTGGATATGATGCCGATTTGGTGTTAGTAGATCCCCACGAAACATTTGTTGTTCGTGCTGCTGAATCGCTTTCCCAACAAGGCTATACTCCTTTTGAAGGTATGGAGTTAACGGGAAGAGTTAAAAGCACGTTCTTGCGGGGGGATTTGATTTACGATCGCGGACAGATATTAGGTTCGCCGCAAGGGCGTTATTTGAAGCGAAATCAACCTACTTAG
- a CDS encoding aspartyl/asparaginyl beta-hydroxylase domain-containing protein has product MTTFNEYHLDPKQFPFLDKLQENWQAIRDEFTYFNSNASESELQFVFDVMGPKNKTIKTKGNSKYKAFGVLFQGMPIEKYIQFHQIEYPQYESEDVSAKAQELRARYFPKLTQVVEETNLDNDNVIRNVYFGTFMPGLDVKLHVNYNPHMNRGYLGLIVPPGDIAMKICHDKLYWHEGEFMVLDHSYPHCPHNYTDYERTVLVVDFFKTDKPREEVIKIEQELVSDRLQENPYSLGIFGKNDKAKEEDFITYGLSHQLEWDKAM; this is encoded by the coding sequence ATGACAACTTTTAACGAGTATCATTTAGACCCCAAGCAATTTCCTTTTCTGGACAAGCTGCAAGAAAATTGGCAAGCCATTAGAGATGAGTTTACTTACTTTAATTCAAACGCTTCTGAGTCAGAGTTGCAGTTTGTTTTTGATGTGATGGGGCCGAAAAATAAAACGATTAAGACGAAAGGCAATTCCAAGTATAAGGCTTTTGGGGTGTTATTTCAAGGAATGCCGATCGAAAAATATATTCAATTTCATCAAATTGAATATCCTCAGTATGAATCAGAGGATGTATCGGCAAAAGCACAGGAATTAAGAGCGCGATATTTTCCCAAGTTAACTCAGGTTGTAGAAGAAACAAATTTAGACAATGACAATGTTATCAGAAATGTGTATTTCGGGACATTTATGCCAGGTCTGGATGTGAAACTTCATGTCAACTATAATCCGCATATGAATCGCGGCTATCTAGGATTAATTGTGCCGCCTGGAGATATAGCGATGAAAATATGCCACGATAAATTATATTGGCACGAAGGGGAATTTATGGTTTTAGATCACAGCTATCCTCACTGTCCGCATAATTACACCGATTACGAAAGAACTGTTTTGGTAGTTGATTTCTTTAAAACCGATAAGCCAAGAGAAGAAGTAATCAAGATCGAACAGGAATTAGTGAGCGATCGCCTGCAAGAAAATCCTTACAGCTTAGGTATTTTTGGCAAAAACGATAAAGCTAAAGAAGAAGATTTTATTACTTATGGTTTAAGTCATCAGTTGGAATGGGATAAGGCTATGTAA
- a CDS encoding AbrB/MazE/SpoVT family DNA-binding domain-containing protein, with product MEVTRLSNSGQVIIPKALRDAHRWEAGQELIAIDMGDGILLKPKNPFRETKLENVAGCLKYQGKPKSIDDLEDAIRQGVEEQWDDCS from the coding sequence ATGGAAGTCACACGCTTATCAAATAGTGGTCAAGTCATTATTCCCAAAGCTTTGCGAGATGCTCATCGCTGGGAAGCAGGGCAAGAATTAATCGCAATTGATATGGGAGATGGCATTCTTTTAAAACCGAAAAATCCTTTTAGGGAAACTAAGTTAGAGAATGTGGCAGGGTGTTTGAAATATCAAGGAAAACCTAAAAGCATCGATGACTTAGAAGATGCTATTCGTCAGGGTGTAGAGGAGCAGTGGGATGATTGCAGTTGA
- a CDS encoding type II toxin-antitoxin system Phd/YefM family antitoxin encodes MKQVSIEEIKNDLSGYLQIAEKESVIITRDGQPVGILIGLEDTEDWWEELLLRDPRFEAEVAQARQSLREGKGISMEEMRAKYGV; translated from the coding sequence ATGAAACAAGTATCGATCGAAGAAATAAAAAACGACCTCTCAGGCTATCTGCAAATAGCTGAGAAAGAAAGTGTTATCATTACTCGCGATGGACAACCTGTGGGAATTTTAATTGGTTTGGAGGATACTGAAGACTGGTGGGAAGAGTTGTTATTACGAGATCCGCGCTTTGAAGCAGAAGTTGCACAAGCACGTCAGAGTTTGAGGGAAGGCAAAGGTATTAGTATGGAGGAAATGAGAGCAAAATATGGTGTTTAA
- a CDS encoding type II toxin-antitoxin system RelE/ParE family toxin gives MRYEIIFSPQAEEDIARLKASDRAKAFDAIETYLRYEPQKTSKSRIKRLREMERPQYRLRIDDLRVFYDVSYTDESGTVEVLCIREKSEAMEWLAEYGRREE, from the coding sequence GTGAGATACGAGATTATTTTTTCACCACAAGCCGAAGAAGATATCGCTAGACTCAAAGCAAGCGATCGCGCTAAAGCCTTCGATGCAATTGAAACCTACCTCAGATACGAACCACAGAAAACCAGTAAAAGCCGTATCAAGAGACTTCGAGAAATGGAAAGACCTCAGTACAGGCTACGGATTGATGACCTGCGAGTGTTTTATGATGTAAGCTACACTGATGAAAGTGGAACTGTAGAAGTTCTCTGTATTAGGGAGAAATCTGAGGCGATGGAATGGTTAGCCGAATATGGTAGGAGAGAAGAATGA